CATCGATTTCTTCTGCTATCCCGCCGGTCGGGTCAATCATCGGGTGGTAGCCGCCACTAAAAAGGCCGGCTACCTGGGGGCGGTAACCACCAGGCCCGGCCTGGCGGGTCGAGATCATATATTCCTTCTCGACCGCATCCGCATCAATCGCAGCGACACCCTAGCCGATTTCCAGAAGAAGCTGCTCCCGGCTTTAAAGGGCGGCTAGGCTTAAAGATCCATTTGCAGCTTGCTGGCTTCTGGTATGACGTTGATCCATGTCTTTCCGGGGGCAAAGGCCATGCGCTGGTTGCCATACCAGAATTGTAGAGGCTCATCCACGCTGGGCTTATACCAGGTGCCTTGGTAGACCTTACCTCCTACGAAGTAATAGGCCTGGCCCTGCCCGATGACATCAATGTCGGTCTCCCATTGCTCCCGCTTGATCCAACGACTTTTAGCCACCATAACGATGACGTTATCAGTGCGAATCTGGGTACCATTATCGACCCGGAAAGGCCTGCCGTTGACTAGCTTGGCGTACTTTCCTTCACCATAGACATACTGGGTGCGATAGGTATAGCTAGGCTTGTTAGCATATTCCAGGGTAAAGCTGGGGCAGGCGGTTCCCCCCTCCACCGTTCCTGTGGGGAGCGGGTCCAATGGATGGAGGGTATAGCCCTTATCCCTTGCCCCTTCCAGCATTTTGTCGGTACTGGTATATAGATTGTGGGGTGCCTTACGCCCCCGCTCCCGCCAAAAGTAGCGGGAGGCGTTATAAATTTCATCTAGGTCCGGGAAATTGCGATAAGCTGAGCTCTTGAGCATAGCCAGCACATCCATGTTGCCTCCGGCATGGGCATAGGGCGCCTGATAAGGCTTGGCCAGCTGGGCATAGTAAAAGCGGGCGCTGCGAATTGGCCCTACCTTGGGCGCAGCCTGGGAATAGAAGATGGCCATAAATCTGGTGATGCCGGCTTCGCAGTCGATTTCGTACACTAGGTCGGCTTTATCCAAGCCGCTTTGAGGCCGGGCATTGGGGTGATTGTCAATCATAGCGATTAGGGCGCCGGGAAGCTCGGCCCCGGAAGCCCGTGCTTCCCCGTTGCTGGTATTGCCTGGCCGCCCAGCGGGATTGGCCTCGGGCCCCCCGCTTCCCCGACTGCCCCCAAAAGAGCACCCGGAAAGCGAACTCGCTCCCAACAAGACCGCTAAGGCCAAGGCTAACCCAACGACTCCTTTTCTCCGGCCTCCCCGGCGCCGCTTAACCATTTACTTCTCAACACCCTTTCTCCCTCAGCCTGGTCACCATTGCCATAAGACCGGCTCCAACCTCATATAACGACCAGGGGCTCATATTCTGCCAGCCGTCACCATTGCCACAGGACCGTCTCCAACCCAGGTCGGCGTTTGGTCCTCCGCGCCGTAATCCTCTTGGTTTTTCATCACCTGGTCGTGCGTTCTGGCAGCATGGATTGTTCCCTTACTAATCTAATATATGGCAATATCGGCATCTATATCCTCGATAATTAGCTTAGTGTACTTCCCAGCCAGGGTAAAGACCAAACATGAACCCCGGTCGACTTCTTTGGCCCAACCGCGGTCAACTGGAAACAAATCGTATAAGTCTCAAAATGGGCTTTTGGCTCTCCCACTAGAGGCCTACGTACCGCTCAACCAGGTCACCAATCACCGGCAGCTTAAAGCG
The Clostridia bacterium genome window above contains:
- a CDS encoding DUF3048 domain-containing protein, with amino-acid sequence MVKRRRGGRRKGVVGLALALAVLLGASSLSGCSFGGSRGSGGPEANPAGRPGNTSNGEARASGAELPGALIAMIDNHPNARPQSGLDKADLVYEIDCEAGITRFMAIFYSQAAPKVGPIRSARFYYAQLAKPYQAPYAHAGGNMDVLAMLKSSAYRNFPDLDEIYNASRYFWRERGRKAPHNLYTSTDKMLEGARDKGYTLHPLDPLPTGTVEGGTACPSFTLEYANKPSYTYRTQYVYGEGKYAKLVNGRPFRVDNGTQIRTDNVIVMVAKSRWIKREQWETDIDVIGQGQAYYFVGGKVYQGTWYKPSVDEPLQFWYGNQRMAFAPGKTWINVIPEASKLQMDL